One Roseburia rectibacter DNA window includes the following coding sequences:
- a CDS encoding carbohydrate ABC transporter permease yields MKKKKKLSLLQKRALTGFAFITPWLIGFLWFYVKSLIQAVRFSLSKMEMLESGGYTLKFTGLDNFKYALFQDPTYNQILATSIRDIIIDVPLIIFFSLFIAMICNGKFKGRTLVRAILFLPIIMNAGAINNAIEMAREAVTGGVAAVSAEAAVASGVNVDYFMSLFMDLGFPVALLDYITAAVGRIFDIVQASGVQIIIFIAALQSVPGALYEVAKIEGATGYETFWKVTFPMVSPLIITNVVYTIVDSFVDSDVVEKAYDMAFVNFDWGVSVAMSLLSSVIVITLLIIVCKLISKKVFYYN; encoded by the coding sequence CCTGACAGGTTTTGCATTTATCACACCGTGGCTGATCGGATTTTTATGGTTTTATGTAAAAAGCCTGATCCAGGCAGTGCGGTTTAGTTTAAGCAAAATGGAGATGCTTGAATCCGGTGGATATACGTTAAAGTTTACCGGACTTGATAATTTCAAATATGCACTGTTTCAGGACCCGACTTACAACCAGATCTTAGCAACTTCCATCCGGGATATCATCATTGATGTTCCGTTGATCATCTTTTTCAGTCTGTTCATCGCGATGATCTGTAATGGAAAGTTTAAGGGGAGAACACTTGTCCGTGCAATCTTATTTTTGCCTATCATCATGAATGCCGGAGCGATCAATAATGCGATCGAGATGGCAAGGGAGGCAGTTACCGGCGGTGTTGCAGCAGTATCTGCGGAGGCGGCAGTTGCATCGGGCGTAAATGTAGATTATTTTATGAGCCTGTTTATGGATCTTGGATTTCCGGTCGCATTGCTCGACTATATCACAGCGGCAGTCGGAAGGATTTTCGATATCGTGCAGGCATCCGGTGTGCAGATCATCATCTTTATTGCAGCATTGCAGTCAGTGCCGGGAGCGTTATATGAGGTTGCAAAGATCGAGGGTGCAACAGGATATGAGACATTCTGGAAAGTAACTTTCCCGATGGTATCTCCTCTTATCATCACAAATGTTGTGTATACGATCGTTGATTCTTTCGTAGACAGTGATGTTGTGGAAAAAGCATATGATATGGCATTTGTCAACTTTGACTGGGGTGTGAGTGTAGCGATGAGTTTACTTAGCTCCGTGATCGTCATCACATTGCTGATCATTGTATGTAAGCTGATTTCAAAGAAAGTATTTTACTATAATTAG
- a CDS encoding carbohydrate ABC transporter permease, with translation MNIRNLKDQPLDEIQVKKAGRQIKGFLIGLLKVVIIIGISYIILGPLITIIANSFFTANDLYNPVVMLLPAEGTLQNYITSFTRMTYPRTLATTFAYVISLTLIQILICSMAGYGFARYEFPFKKVLFGCVILTIVIPNDTLMLPLYTQFRNFDIFGILHLVTGHGINLLSTEVPMYIMTALGCGLRSGLYIYIFNQFFRGLPKEIEEAAVVDGAGSFYTYFRIMLVNAMPSVLTVSIFSLVWQYNDTFYAKLFSINSKLLMSMRISTLRASIEFIDQIKDTAVSQLYLYAGIVLMVIPIVIIYILLQKRFIEGASRSGIVG, from the coding sequence ATGAATATCAGAAATTTAAAAGACCAGCCTCTCGACGAGATTCAGGTAAAAAAAGCAGGAAGACAGATCAAAGGTTTTCTGATCGGGCTGCTTAAAGTTGTCATCATTATCGGTATTTCCTACATTATATTAGGACCGCTGATCACGATCATTGCAAATTCATTTTTTACGGCAAATGACCTCTACAATCCGGTCGTCATGCTGCTTCCGGCAGAGGGTACGCTGCAGAATTACATCACTTCTTTTACAAGAATGACGTATCCGAGAACACTTGCGACAACATTTGCATATGTGATCTCACTGACACTGATCCAGATTCTGATCTGTTCCATGGCAGGGTATGGATTTGCAAGATATGAGTTTCCGTTTAAAAAAGTATTGTTCGGCTGTGTGATCTTAACGATCGTCATTCCAAATGATACATTGATGCTTCCGCTATACACACAGTTCCGTAACTTTGATATCTTTGGAATATTACATCTTGTGACAGGACATGGCATCAATCTTTTAAGCACGGAAGTCCCGATGTATATTATGACAGCATTAGGCTGTGGACTGCGGTCAGGACTTTATATTTATATTTTTAACCAGTTTTTCCGCGGACTGCCAAAGGAGATTGAAGAAGCAGCGGTTGTGGATGGTGCAGGATCGTTTTACACGTATTTTCGTATCATGTTAGTCAATGCGATGCCGTCTGTACTGACTGTCAGCATTTTCTCACTGGTATGGCAGTACAATGATACATTTTATGCAAAATTATTTTCCATCAACTCAAAACTTTTAATGAGTATGAGAATTTCTACTTTAAGGGCATCGATCGAGTTTATCGATCAGATCAAAGATACAGCGGTATCACAGCTTTATCTGTATGCCGGAATCGTGTTAATGGTAATACCGATCGTCATTATTTACATTTTATTACAGAAGCGTTTTATCGAGGGAGCCAGCCGCAGCGGTATCGTTGGCTAG